A region of the Candidatus Hydrogenedentota bacterium genome:
ACTGGCATTTTCCGTTATTCAAGACGGGCAAGCTGCACGACGCGGTTTGCCCGTCTTGATTTGAACCCGGTGCCATCTTGCCCGAGATAAGTGGGCCCACTTGAATTTGATAGCTTGTTTCTACATCATGTACTCGACAATCAGAGGGCATTTTACGATGAGTACCATCGAAGAGATTAAGACGGCTGTGTCGAAGCTGCCCCCGGAAGAACTCTCGTCGTTCCGTGCCTGGTTCTCGGAATTCGACGCCGACGCGTGGGACCATCAGTTTGAGCAGGACGTAGCCAAGGGACGGCTCGACGCGCTGGCGGAAGAAGCCCTGCGCGACCTCCGCGAGGGGCGGTGCCGCGACCTGTGAAGCACCGTGCAAGCTCAAAGTTCTGGCGCTTTCATGACAATCTTCCCCCCGATATTCAAAGACTTGCCGGCGAAAACTTCGAGCTACTCAAACAAGATCCCGCTCATCCCTCACTACATTTCAAGAAGGTCGGCAGGTTCTGGTCCGTCAGGGTTGGGATTCACTATCGGGCCGTGGCGGTTCAGGACGGATTCGACATGGTGTGGTTTTGGATTGGGCGACACGATGAGTATGAACAGATTGCCGGGGGACGTCGGTGACCCCGCCAGCAGCCACGGCTTTGTGGTGGGCCACATTACCCCCGAGGCCCAGCGGGGCGACAACATCGTGCTGATCAAGAACGGCGACCCGATCACCATCGACGCCAAGAAAAAATAACCAAGAAGTGGACACGCCCTTTGTGTCGGCAAGGAATGGCCAACCCCCTTTGGCACCAATCAACGCGATACTCCTGGTCCTAACGATAGAACGAGACAAACATTACTTCGCCCGACTTCTCCAGATGGGTCAATTCCACGACTTCATCAGCAAGCCAGTTCGGTTCGTCCGGACCCACTTGGCGCGTGAAGTAGGCGTGGACCGCCCCACCCGTATCCGAGTATTTCCTCAGCAATTTCCCCGCGTGCCTGCGGATATGATATGGGCGCCCCACCCACCTGCCCTCCGTATCCGCCGCCCTGACCCAACCGACATGCAGGGCCTCGTCCGTAACGGAGTTCCGGTAGGCATTCCAGTCGCTTATTTCGGGATGCAATATCAATGCGAGACTTCCA
Encoded here:
- a CDS encoding dihydroxy-acid dehydratase; the encoded protein is MSMNRLPGDVGDPASSHGFVVGHITPEAQRGDNIVLIKNGDPITIDAKKK